Proteins encoded within one genomic window of Oligoflexia bacterium:
- a CDS encoding phage terminase large subunit family protein → MQTDDKQIYSELFWEGFTPDPILTVSEWADTHRILSQKSSSEPGQWRTSRTPYLKEIMDCLSSSSMVEEVVFIKGAQIGGTEAGNNWMGYIMDHAPGPMMAVQPTVELAKRNSKQRIAPLIEESPRLKGKVKEARSRDSGNTILEKDFPGGRLVMTGANSAVGLRSMPVRYLFLDEVDAYPGDVDGEGEPVELARARTRSFARKKVFLVSTPTLSGRSRIEAAYDASDKRRYFVPCPYCNEFQFLKWSQIKWPDNEPEKVVYICEHCEKDIEEHHKTQMFLKGEWRAETPGVRSGRVAGFHINSLYSPLGWFSWREAVELWQKSQSKPEMLKGFINTVLGETWKDKGDAPDWQRLYDRRETYAINKIPAPGIFLTAGVDVQKDRLEVEVVAWGKDKQSWSIDYRVISGDSATELPWKELDKILMEEWLHESGHYSLKIQMLAVDSGFNTQHVYNWARKHPMNRVMAVKGIDGAALMVGQPSTVDVTVLGRKIKRGFRVWPVGSSIVKNELYSWLRLDRPVDDGGEFPPGFCHFPQYGDEFFKQLTGEQLVVKIIRGYRKYEWEKIRDRNEALDCRVYARAAANAFGMDRFSESQWNEILSKYVQIKNLKQGNNEQVNPVSKKKSSFW, encoded by the coding sequence GTGCAAACAGACGATAAGCAGATTTATTCTGAATTATTTTGGGAAGGCTTTACTCCTGATCCAATATTGACTGTTTCAGAGTGGGCTGACACTCATCGCATTTTATCTCAAAAGTCATCTTCAGAACCAGGCCAGTGGCGAACAAGTCGCACTCCGTATTTAAAAGAAATCATGGATTGCCTCTCATCATCGTCAATGGTTGAAGAGGTTGTTTTTATTAAGGGCGCTCAAATTGGGGGGACAGAAGCAGGAAACAACTGGATGGGCTATATTATGGATCATGCCCCTGGTCCTATGATGGCCGTACAACCAACAGTAGAGCTTGCAAAGAGAAATTCAAAGCAGCGTATTGCTCCTCTGATTGAAGAATCTCCAAGACTGAAAGGTAAAGTTAAGGAGGCTCGTTCAAGAGATTCCGGTAACACCATTTTAGAAAAAGATTTTCCTGGCGGGAGACTGGTTATGACGGGAGCAAACTCTGCTGTGGGTTTAAGGTCAATGCCAGTTAGATATTTATTTTTAGACGAGGTGGATGCTTATCCAGGGGATGTGGATGGTGAAGGTGAGCCTGTAGAATTGGCCAGAGCTCGTACTCGAAGCTTTGCTAGGAAAAAAGTTTTCTTAGTTTCAACTCCGACACTGTCGGGCCGGAGCCGCATCGAAGCTGCCTACGATGCCAGTGATAAAAGGCGTTACTTTGTGCCTTGTCCCTATTGCAATGAATTCCAATTTCTAAAATGGTCACAGATCAAATGGCCTGATAATGAGCCAGAAAAAGTTGTCTATATTTGTGAGCATTGTGAAAAGGATATTGAAGAACACCACAAAACCCAAATGTTTTTAAAAGGCGAGTGGCGAGCAGAAACCCCTGGCGTGAGATCGGGCAGGGTTGCAGGTTTTCACATTAATTCTCTATATAGCCCTCTGGGGTGGTTTTCCTGGCGAGAGGCTGTGGAGCTTTGGCAAAAATCCCAAAGTAAACCTGAAATGCTAAAAGGTTTTATTAACACCGTTCTTGGGGAAACTTGGAAAGATAAAGGCGACGCTCCTGATTGGCAGAGGCTTTATGATAGGCGTGAAACTTATGCCATCAATAAAATCCCCGCTCCTGGTATTTTTCTTACTGCAGGTGTCGACGTTCAAAAAGATAGACTTGAGGTTGAAGTCGTCGCGTGGGGAAAGGACAAACAATCGTGGTCTATCGATTATCGAGTAATCTCTGGCGATAGTGCAACTGAACTTCCTTGGAAAGAACTTGATAAAATTCTTATGGAAGAATGGCTCCATGAATCGGGGCATTACTCATTAAAAATTCAAATGCTTGCGGTAGATTCAGGCTTTAACACCCAACACGTCTATAACTGGGCAAGAAAGCATCCCATGAATCGGGTTATGGCTGTGAAAGGGATAGATGGCGCGGCCCTTATGGTGGGCCAACCTAGTACGGTGGATGTCACTGTTCTCGGGAGAAAGATAAAGCGTGGCTTTAGAGTTTGGCCCGTAGGTTCAAGTATTGTCAAAAATGAGCTTTATTCTTGGTTGAGGCTTGATCGACCTGTTGATGACGGCGGTGAATTCCCGCCAGGGTTTTGTCATTTTCCGCAATATGGTGATGAGTTTTTCAAACAATTAACGGGTGAGCAGCTCGTTGTTAAAATTATCCGTGGCTATCGAAAATATGAGTGGGAAAAAATCAGAGATAGAAACGAAGCCTTAGATTGCAGGGTGTACGCACGAGCTGCGGCCAATGCTTTTGGGATGGATCGGTTTAGTGAATCTCAGTGGAATGAAATTTTAAGTAAATACGTTCAAATAAAAAATCTCAAGCAGGGTAACAATGAGCAGGTCAATCCGGTTTCCAAAAAGAAAAGTTCTTTCTGGTAG
- a CDS encoding site-specific DNA-methyltransferase, which produces MESVELPKKFEVWEIEKLKPYQKNPRTHSEDQIKQIANSIEEFGFTNPILVDSQAGIIAGHGRLMAANILGMKEVPVIVLDHLTPSQKRAYIIADNRLALNSGWDDTLLSEELKALELDGFDLSVLGFQDSELDELLDGEEDTGADGTSENEVPEVPKIPKTKLGQVFKLGDHRLLCGDSTNMSHVHNLMGGEKTDLVFTDPPYGMSYGGGRQPGNHVLDKNGIVKIKAHGMILNDDKVGADLIKLVQEAIQCGVTFKKPSAGVYVCFTWRTFSEFEKALIKSSLKPKACIVWNKKSIGLGMSHYRPQHEFIFYCDGEWLGGKDESDVWEMSRGNTSEYVHPTQKPVELIERAIRNSCKRDGIVLDLFGGSGSTLIAAEKTKRKARLMELDPKYCDVIIARWEKFTGQKAVLLMPGKTVPAPLVKKKK; this is translated from the coding sequence GTGGAATCAGTAGAACTACCAAAGAAATTTGAAGTCTGGGAAATTGAAAAGCTAAAACCTTATCAGAAAAATCCCCGTACGCATTCTGAAGATCAAATAAAACAAATTGCAAATTCGATTGAAGAGTTTGGATTTACAAATCCAATCCTAGTTGACTCGCAAGCCGGAATCATCGCGGGTCACGGAAGATTGATGGCTGCGAATATTCTCGGCATGAAAGAAGTTCCAGTTATTGTTTTAGATCATCTCACTCCTTCTCAAAAACGTGCCTACATCATTGCAGACAATCGCCTCGCTTTAAATTCTGGGTGGGATGACACTTTACTATCAGAAGAATTAAAAGCTCTTGAGCTTGATGGATTTGATTTATCGGTTTTGGGATTTCAAGATTCGGAACTCGATGAACTTCTTGACGGGGAAGAAGATACGGGAGCCGACGGTACAAGTGAAAACGAAGTGCCAGAGGTTCCAAAAATTCCTAAAACAAAACTAGGACAAGTTTTTAAGCTTGGAGATCACCGTCTTCTTTGTGGCGATTCTACAAACATGAGTCACGTTCATAATCTTATGGGTGGAGAAAAAACTGACCTTGTATTTACTGATCCTCCATATGGGATGAGTTATGGCGGGGGAAGGCAGCCTGGGAATCATGTCCTTGATAAAAATGGGATTGTGAAAATCAAAGCTCACGGCATGATTCTTAATGACGATAAAGTGGGCGCTGATCTAATAAAACTTGTTCAAGAGGCCATTCAGTGTGGTGTTACCTTTAAAAAACCAAGTGCTGGGGTGTACGTTTGTTTTACCTGGCGCACATTTTCGGAATTTGAAAAGGCCCTGATTAAAAGTTCCCTTAAACCAAAAGCCTGCATTGTTTGGAATAAAAAATCTATTGGCCTTGGGATGTCTCACTATAGGCCCCAGCATGAATTTATATTTTATTGTGACGGTGAGTGGCTTGGGGGAAAAGACGAATCAGATGTTTGGGAGATGAGCCGAGGGAATACGTCAGAGTATGTTCATCCGACACAAAAACCAGTGGAACTTATCGAGCGCGCCATTAGAAATAGCTGTAAAAGAGATGGTATTGTTTTAGATCTTTTCGGTGGTTCGGGTTCAACGCTTATCGCCGCTGAGAAGACAAAACGTAAAGCAAGGCTCATGGAGCTTGATCCCAAGTATTGCGACGTGATTATTGCTCGGTGGGAAAAATTCACGGGCCAAAAGGCGGTGCTTCTAATGCCAGGTAAAACGGTGCCTGCGCCTCTTGTTAAAAAAAAGAAATAA
- a CDS encoding phage tail protein — translation MIEVSFDTAKLKDLLQAKAVTVIKKASVHAINTTMISLRTRVKKRLSDELGLKQKDISKRLNVVKATQTRAVGTLRIFDKGFPLVQFTPRKVTIQTSRGPRKGVSVLIGGVRQVVPTGFLITLKSGKKGIFERVGNERLPIRQLFSSALEEQLKKGSLLTELNDYMLDGFRKNFERDFEFYSKREGVRATGPSSA, via the coding sequence GTGATTGAAGTTTCCTTTGATACCGCAAAACTAAAAGACCTATTACAGGCTAAGGCCGTCACGGTTATTAAGAAGGCGAGTGTTCACGCGATCAACACCACCATGATTTCACTTAGAACACGCGTGAAGAAGCGCCTGAGTGATGAGCTCGGCCTTAAACAAAAAGATATTTCAAAGCGATTAAATGTTGTTAAGGCCACGCAGACAAGGGCGGTCGGAACCCTTCGCATATTTGATAAGGGCTTTCCCCTTGTGCAGTTCACACCACGAAAGGTGACCATTCAAACATCACGCGGCCCGCGAAAGGGCGTGTCTGTACTCATTGGTGGGGTAAGGCAGGTCGTGCCCACGGGATTCTTAATCACACTTAAGTCTGGCAAAAAAGGAATCTTTGAGCGTGTGGGTAATGAACGCCTGCCCATTCGTCAGCTGTTTTCTAGTGCGCTTGAGGAGCAGCTTAAAAAAGGCAGCCTACTCACTGAGCTCAATGACTACATGCTTGACGGTTTTAGAAAGAATTTTGAAAGAGACTTTGAATTTTACTCTAAGCGCGAAGGGGTAAGGGCCACGGGTCCTTCCTCGGCTTAA
- a CDS encoding type II toxin-antitoxin system RelE/ParE family toxin, giving the protein MKIIWSARSREDLDLIAAFIAKDNPAGAEQWILKIEKKTEQAASHPFAGRIVPEFEEKKIREVLLKSYRIVYQVYSKHIEILTVFEGHRLLVTANDEAAEDSEES; this is encoded by the coding sequence ATGAAGATAATTTGGTCTGCACGTTCTCGCGAGGATCTTGATTTAATTGCTGCGTTTATTGCAAAAGACAATCCTGCTGGTGCCGAGCAGTGGATTTTAAAAATTGAAAAGAAGACTGAGCAGGCTGCTTCCCATCCCTTTGCTGGGAGAATCGTTCCAGAGTTTGAAGAAAAAAAGATTCGCGAGGTATTGTTAAAATCCTACCGAATTGTTTACCAAGTTTATTCGAAGCACATCGAAATTCTTACTGTATTTGAAGGTCATCGCTTGTTGGTGACCGCAAATGATGAAGCCGCAGAAGACAGCGAAGAATCCTAA
- a CDS encoding phage portal protein translates to MANFLDKAISFVSPTVGVRRARARLLEKTLSDFSKRKYEGATSSHRTGGWLTSNTSANAETHGILPRLRDRSRDLVRNNPYASRAIQIISANTIGTGIIPNAKSKNQNQSLKISGLWKKWAETTECDADGVNDFYGLQTLVMRTIAESGEVLVRRRRRFSQDKTTVPFQLQILEPDFIDTFREGKISNSGNYIIQGIEFDVLGRRVAYYLYKEHPGNNALVTSFGLQSSRVDASEILHLYRVDRPGQVRGVPWSAPIMLKLRDFDEFEDAQIVRQKIAACFAAFIRDIETPVDLTSAQTSLGDKIEPGAIEALPPGKDITFPNPPQLSDYAQFSSITLHAIAIGFGIPYEALTGDLSQVNFSSGRMGWLEFQRNIEQWRWNLIIPRFCDPIWQWFLEAASLLGNDITGIVATWTPPRREMIDPAKEVSATRDAIRSGLLTQSEAIRQQGYDPEQQFEEMNQDNQRLDSLGLILDSDPRKTSQAGGPINVAAAAAGGA, encoded by the coding sequence ATGGCTAATTTTCTCGATAAAGCCATAAGTTTTGTTAGTCCCACAGTCGGTGTGAGGCGAGCGAGAGCCAGGCTTTTAGAAAAAACCTTATCTGATTTCTCAAAAAGAAAATATGAAGGGGCCACTTCAAGTCACAGGACTGGCGGCTGGCTTACTTCTAACACTTCGGCCAATGCAGAAACACATGGCATTTTACCGCGCCTTCGAGACAGATCGCGAGACCTTGTTAGAAATAATCCCTATGCTTCGCGTGCCATTCAAATAATTTCAGCCAACACCATTGGCACAGGTATTATCCCAAATGCAAAAAGTAAAAACCAAAATCAGTCTTTAAAAATATCGGGGCTTTGGAAGAAATGGGCAGAAACAACAGAGTGTGATGCTGACGGAGTGAATGATTTCTACGGACTTCAAACACTTGTGATGAGGACCATCGCTGAGAGCGGAGAAGTTCTTGTCAGACGCAGACGACGATTCTCGCAAGACAAAACGACAGTCCCATTTCAACTCCAAATTTTAGAGCCTGATTTTATCGATACATTCCGTGAAGGAAAAATATCGAATTCTGGAAATTATATTATTCAAGGCATCGAGTTTGATGTGTTGGGGAGGCGTGTTGCTTATTATTTATATAAGGAGCATCCGGGAAACAATGCTCTGGTTACAAGTTTTGGCCTTCAATCATCCCGTGTTGATGCTTCTGAAATTCTTCATCTCTATAGGGTAGATAGGCCCGGTCAAGTGAGAGGCGTTCCTTGGAGCGCCCCCATTATGCTTAAATTAAGGGACTTTGACGAATTTGAAGATGCTCAGATTGTCAGGCAAAAAATTGCGGCCTGCTTTGCGGCATTTATAAGAGATATTGAAACACCCGTTGATTTGACTTCGGCTCAAACAAGTTTAGGGGATAAAATTGAACCTGGTGCTATTGAAGCTCTTCCACCTGGGAAAGACATAACCTTTCCCAACCCTCCACAGCTTTCCGATTACGCGCAATTCTCTAGCATTACCCTTCACGCTATAGCGATTGGTTTTGGAATCCCCTATGAAGCACTTACTGGTGATTTGTCTCAGGTGAATTTTTCATCTGGAAGAATGGGCTGGCTTGAATTTCAGCGAAATATTGAACAATGGCGTTGGAACCTAATCATCCCGAGGTTTTGTGACCCCATATGGCAGTGGTTTTTAGAGGCAGCAAGCCTTTTAGGGAATGACATAACGGGCATTGTTGCCACATGGACTCCACCTAGGCGGGAGATGATTGATCCCGCAAAAGAGGTCTCTGCTACAAGGGATGCCATCCGCTCAGGTCTTCTCACGCAAAGCGAGGCCATTCGTCAGCAGGGATATGACCCTGAGCAACAATTTGAGGAAATGAACCAGGACAATCAGCGTTTAGATTCCTTGGGACTTATTCTTGATTCTGATCCTCGTAAAACTTCACAAGCTGGCGGCCCGATTAACGTTGCAGCCGCCGCCGCCGGAGGAGCATAA
- a CDS encoding type II toxin-antitoxin system prevent-host-death family antitoxin: MKPIRIAKNIVALGDFKVHASQFLRELKESHCPVVITQNGKPAAVLVTPEEFDSLNERGRFIEAVQEGLADVKAGRVFSHQEVMGELKAKYGTKKKK; encoded by the coding sequence ATGAAACCTATTCGAATTGCCAAAAATATTGTTGCTCTGGGAGATTTTAAAGTTCATGCCTCGCAGTTTTTACGTGAGCTTAAGGAATCCCATTGTCCTGTGGTTATTACTCAAAACGGAAAACCCGCTGCTGTTCTAGTTACACCTGAAGAATTCGATTCTTTAAATGAACGTGGCCGGTTTATTGAAGCTGTTCAAGAAGGCTTGGCCGATGTAAAAGCTGGTCGAGTTTTTAGCCACCAGGAAGTTATGGGTGAATTAAAAGCTAAATATGGAACTAAAAAGAAAAAATGA